Proteins encoded in a region of the Pangasianodon hypophthalmus isolate fPanHyp1 chromosome 21, fPanHyp1.pri, whole genome shotgun sequence genome:
- the LOC113546452 gene encoding artemin isoform X1, whose amino-acid sequence MPTWGHALRDYEHTFQRHCVFLINSGRRWRRGRAKRGLFAMLSAATDATFQSRNWKMVVWVLVSLLPLVVGDRPVFSEDPVDAVGLVTTMLDEQPFDALPEEDEEMGDGNGHSPWHNVFEPSVLVEEERPARWERSPRSSDASDAQSKGSRKKKKKKKKEKEKGEDEGRGQSNGDCHLERREMRVRDLGMGYDSDEIVLFKFCVGLCQSARGNYDAALRALLTNGSLPKRTARKVSTRPCCRPTAYKSVSFMDTSTTWRTIENVSALDCKCVG is encoded by the exons ATGCCAACTTGGGGCCATGCTCTCCGTGATTATGAGCACACTTTCCAAAGGCATTGTGTATTCTTGATTAACA GTGGGAGAAGGTGGAGGAGAGGTCGAGCTAAGCGAGGACTGTTCGCAATGTTATCTGCAGCCACTGATGCCACATTTCAAAGCAGAAACTGGAAG ATGGTGGTCTGGGTGCTTGTGTCTCTGCTGCCCCTAGTAGTTGGAGACAGGCCCGTTTTTAGCGAAGACCCCGTGGATGCAGTGGGTTTAGTTACGACCATGCTGGATGAGCAGCCGTTTGACGCTCTACCCGAGGAAGACGAGGAGATGGGAGATGGAAACGGCCATTCTCCATGGCATAACGTTTTTG AACCCTCGGTTCTAGTAGAGGAGGAGCGTCCAGCTCGGTGGGAGCGTTCCCCACGTTCCTCAGATGCCTCTGATGCTCAGTCCAAGGGCTCAcgcaagaaaaagaagaagaagaagaaagagaaggaaaagggCGAGGATGAGGGGCGGGGCCAGAGCAACGGTGACTGCCACCTGGAGAGACGTGAGATGCGAGTGAGGGACCTGGGGATGGGTTACGACTCGGACGAGATTGTGCTCTTTAAATTCTGCGTGGGTTTGTGCCAGAGTGCACGGGGGAACTATGACGCAGCGCTGCGGGCTCTGCTGACCAACGGCAGCCTGCCGAAACGAACAGCACGCAAGGTCAGCACCAGACCCTGCTGCCGACCCACGGCGTACAAGTCTGTCTCCTTCATGGACACGTCCACAACATGGAGGACCATCGAGAATGTCTCGGCCTTGGACTGCAAGTGCGTGGGCTAA
- the LOC113546452 gene encoding artemin isoform X3: MRSGANRRLTGGRRWRRGRAKRGLFAMLSAATDATFQSRNWKMVVWVLVSLLPLVVGDRPVFSEDPVDAVGLVTTMLDEQPFDALPEEDEEMGDGNGHSPWHNVFEPSVLVEEERPARWERSPRSSDASDAQSKGSRKKKKKKKKEKEKGEDEGRGQSNGDCHLERREMRVRDLGMGYDSDEIVLFKFCVGLCQSARGNYDAALRALLTNGSLPKRTARKVSTRPCCRPTAYKSVSFMDTSTTWRTIENVSALDCKCVG; encoded by the exons ATGAGGAGCGGAGCGAATCGGCGCCTCACCG GTGGGAGAAGGTGGAGGAGAGGTCGAGCTAAGCGAGGACTGTTCGCAATGTTATCTGCAGCCACTGATGCCACATTTCAAAGCAGAAACTGGAAG ATGGTGGTCTGGGTGCTTGTGTCTCTGCTGCCCCTAGTAGTTGGAGACAGGCCCGTTTTTAGCGAAGACCCCGTGGATGCAGTGGGTTTAGTTACGACCATGCTGGATGAGCAGCCGTTTGACGCTCTACCCGAGGAAGACGAGGAGATGGGAGATGGAAACGGCCATTCTCCATGGCATAACGTTTTTG AACCCTCGGTTCTAGTAGAGGAGGAGCGTCCAGCTCGGTGGGAGCGTTCCCCACGTTCCTCAGATGCCTCTGATGCTCAGTCCAAGGGCTCAcgcaagaaaaagaagaagaagaagaaagagaaggaaaagggCGAGGATGAGGGGCGGGGCCAGAGCAACGGTGACTGCCACCTGGAGAGACGTGAGATGCGAGTGAGGGACCTGGGGATGGGTTACGACTCGGACGAGATTGTGCTCTTTAAATTCTGCGTGGGTTTGTGCCAGAGTGCACGGGGGAACTATGACGCAGCGCTGCGGGCTCTGCTGACCAACGGCAGCCTGCCGAAACGAACAGCACGCAAGGTCAGCACCAGACCCTGCTGCCGACCCACGGCGTACAAGTCTGTCTCCTTCATGGACACGTCCACAACATGGAGGACCATCGAGAATGTCTCGGCCTTGGACTGCAAGTGCGTGGGCTAA
- the LOC113546452 gene encoding artemin isoform X2, producing MLSVIMSTLSKGGRRWRRGRAKRGLFAMLSAATDATFQSRNWKMVVWVLVSLLPLVVGDRPVFSEDPVDAVGLVTTMLDEQPFDALPEEDEEMGDGNGHSPWHNVFEPSVLVEEERPARWERSPRSSDASDAQSKGSRKKKKKKKKEKEKGEDEGRGQSNGDCHLERREMRVRDLGMGYDSDEIVLFKFCVGLCQSARGNYDAALRALLTNGSLPKRTARKVSTRPCCRPTAYKSVSFMDTSTTWRTIENVSALDCKCVG from the exons ATGCTCTCCGTGATTATGAGCACACTTTCCAAAG GTGGGAGAAGGTGGAGGAGAGGTCGAGCTAAGCGAGGACTGTTCGCAATGTTATCTGCAGCCACTGATGCCACATTTCAAAGCAGAAACTGGAAG ATGGTGGTCTGGGTGCTTGTGTCTCTGCTGCCCCTAGTAGTTGGAGACAGGCCCGTTTTTAGCGAAGACCCCGTGGATGCAGTGGGTTTAGTTACGACCATGCTGGATGAGCAGCCGTTTGACGCTCTACCCGAGGAAGACGAGGAGATGGGAGATGGAAACGGCCATTCTCCATGGCATAACGTTTTTG AACCCTCGGTTCTAGTAGAGGAGGAGCGTCCAGCTCGGTGGGAGCGTTCCCCACGTTCCTCAGATGCCTCTGATGCTCAGTCCAAGGGCTCAcgcaagaaaaagaagaagaagaagaaagagaaggaaaagggCGAGGATGAGGGGCGGGGCCAGAGCAACGGTGACTGCCACCTGGAGAGACGTGAGATGCGAGTGAGGGACCTGGGGATGGGTTACGACTCGGACGAGATTGTGCTCTTTAAATTCTGCGTGGGTTTGTGCCAGAGTGCACGGGGGAACTATGACGCAGCGCTGCGGGCTCTGCTGACCAACGGCAGCCTGCCGAAACGAACAGCACGCAAGGTCAGCACCAGACCCTGCTGCCGACCCACGGCGTACAAGTCTGTCTCCTTCATGGACACGTCCACAACATGGAGGACCATCGAGAATGTCTCGGCCTTGGACTGCAAGTGCGTGGGCTAA